A portion of the Collinsella aerofaciens genome contains these proteins:
- a CDS encoding peptidase U32 family protein, whose translation MAIRTMGPSGQYETGLDAAGAALPELLAPAGGLDQMLAAIAAGADAIYAGLGGFNARVSAHGFTDDEFARGCAVAHTHGVRVYVTLNVFVFDDELADAVALGAHALELGADALIVADAGLACALRAAIPGVEIHLSTQAGVHSEGAVRLAADELGVERVTTARELTVDEIAALCATGVPIEVFCHGAICIGYSGACEFSALRRGRSAMRGDCTQPCRLAYDLVDEAGQSVVAVEGDRLLCPHDYLGIAHLPELVDAGVASLKIEGRMKNPDYVFNVVRVWRRALDMLCDGAWDPGAVEELERELGRSFNRGFTDAYLRGRSGAELMSFERAINQGVRVGRLVAVGHEEVTVELDAAVAAGDTLEIRFYPGVDARPDVPKRWPQVPCPVDAAAGEHIVVHCKRKVDAGCEVYLIRSAGVLGQTATVLERMRAEADTVAPVEQSVEVLPFEGVLTDGDVPTELAGPAEPAKREDFARMVFAWELMDVDPRDERDLSDATVVLDEVCRAGDTERTRSLMQRAGRVVCRNLGQVAMARELGATFDVAAPVFCANRVTLTWLRGLGAGRVYLSAELVADDAERVAELAACPGVLGPVDADRPELMVCEHCLLIAEGVCATDATGQVHCRDCPRRQQARFLVERDGTRLPVVIDVCGRTRIFLS comes from the coding sequence ATGGCGATTCGGACGATGGGGCCGAGCGGACAATACGAGACTGGATTGGATGCTGCCGGTGCGGCGCTGCCCGAGCTGCTGGCGCCGGCGGGCGGACTCGACCAGATGCTTGCGGCCATCGCCGCGGGTGCCGATGCCATCTATGCGGGGTTGGGCGGCTTTAACGCCCGTGTGAGTGCCCATGGCTTTACGGATGACGAGTTTGCGCGCGGCTGCGCCGTGGCGCATACCCATGGCGTGCGTGTGTACGTGACGCTCAACGTGTTCGTGTTTGACGATGAGCTTGCCGACGCGGTGGCGTTGGGGGCTCATGCACTGGAGCTGGGCGCCGATGCTCTGATTGTCGCCGATGCCGGGCTGGCTTGTGCACTGCGCGCGGCGATTCCCGGGGTCGAGATTCACCTGTCCACGCAGGCGGGCGTTCATAGCGAAGGCGCCGTGCGGCTTGCCGCCGATGAGCTGGGGGTCGAGCGCGTGACGACGGCACGCGAGCTGACGGTCGACGAGATTGCGGCGCTATGTGCCACGGGCGTGCCCATCGAGGTATTCTGCCACGGTGCGATTTGCATCGGCTATTCGGGGGCGTGCGAGTTCTCGGCCCTGCGGCGTGGGCGCTCGGCGATGCGCGGCGACTGCACGCAGCCGTGCCGTCTGGCGTACGACCTAGTGGACGAGGCGGGACAGAGCGTTGTTGCCGTCGAGGGAGATCGCCTGCTGTGTCCGCATGACTATCTGGGTATTGCGCATCTGCCCGAGCTTGTAGATGCTGGCGTTGCGTCGCTCAAGATCGAGGGGCGCATGAAGAACCCCGATTACGTATTCAACGTGGTGCGGGTGTGGCGCCGGGCGCTCGATATGCTGTGCGACGGCGCGTGGGACCCCGGTGCCGTGGAAGAGCTTGAGCGCGAGCTGGGAAGGTCGTTTAACCGTGGGTTTACCGATGCGTACCTGCGAGGGCGTTCGGGTGCCGAGCTGATGAGCTTTGAGCGCGCAATTAACCAGGGCGTGCGCGTGGGGCGCTTGGTCGCTGTGGGCCACGAAGAGGTGACCGTTGAGCTCGATGCCGCCGTGGCGGCGGGTGACACGCTCGAGATTCGGTTCTATCCGGGCGTCGACGCGCGTCCCGATGTACCCAAGCGCTGGCCGCAGGTGCCTTGCCCCGTGGATGCCGCTGCGGGAGAGCACATCGTCGTGCATTGCAAACGTAAGGTGGACGCGGGCTGCGAGGTCTATCTGATTCGCAGCGCCGGCGTGCTGGGGCAAACGGCAACGGTGTTGGAGCGCATGCGGGCCGAGGCGGATACGGTCGCGCCTGTTGAGCAGTCCGTTGAGGTGCTGCCGTTTGAGGGCGTTCTGACAGATGGCGACGTGCCGACGGAGTTGGCGGGGCCGGCGGAGCCGGCAAAGCGCGAGGATTTTGCTCGTATGGTCTTTGCCTGGGAACTGATGGATGTGGATCCGCGCGATGAGCGAGATCTGTCCGATGCGACGGTGGTGCTCGACGAAGTGTGCCGCGCGGGCGATACCGAGCGGACTCGGTCGCTTATGCAGCGTGCCGGGCGCGTCGTCTGCCGCAATCTGGGACAGGTGGCGATGGCCCGCGAGCTGGGCGCGACGTTTGACGTGGCGGCGCCGGTGTTCTGCGCGAACCGGGTCACGCTTACCTGGCTGCGCGGACTCGGGGCGGGGCGGGTGTACTTGTCGGCCGAGCTTGTCGCCGACGACGCGGAGCGTGTTGCCGAGCTTGCCGCTTGTCCCGGTGTCTTGGGGCCTGTCGATGCCGACCGTCCCGAGCTCATGGTGTGCGAGCACTGCTTGCTGATCGCCGAGGGCGTCTGCGCTACGGATGCGACGGGGCAGGTCCATTGTCGTGACTGCCCGCGCCGTCAGCAGGCGCGCTTTTTGGTCGAACGTGACGGCACACGTTTGCCGGTCGTTATCGACGTGTGCGGCAGGACGAGGATTTTCCTGTCGTAG